From one Diorhabda carinulata isolate Delta chromosome 12, icDioCari1.1, whole genome shotgun sequence genomic stretch:
- the LOC130899869 gene encoding U2 snRNP-associated SURP motif-containing protein-like, with the protein MTFKYKTRRCFKHIVGLIIIENMFSKRDFKRKKREEQEAAAHVFQDFIETFQNSQSSVANKTFVRSGLLYPDNQEQVNENVSKIYNPKPLICTKQNEPNSAVECAKILKDNIPDKTKKRLKPKSNLDLLKEELKLRHDEKTREEKGKLKEEINFPPTSTSDVDKQGTTNLFVANLHPSVTENHLMLEFGAYGPLASVKILWPRGEEAGRNTNCGFVAFMSRKDAERALNDNQHREDMRVCWGRSVELPSFPVYIPNSLLKLYLPPPASGLPFNAQPPSPNGYRNIHDCYVKVTIPFNKKILMLIHRMIEFVVTEGPMFEAFIMNREINNPDYKFLFDYQSPNHVYYRWKLFSILNGDSQKNWSMKKFRMFKGGSIWCPPIAPSYTDGMPEELFISKSKPRNKLSDAQCDKLTNLVRNLTTQRRKIAEAMMFCVNHAEAIDDSIDIITDSLLNPDTGVIKKVARLYLLSDILSNCKTKRIDLQYQQETLFDIFRMLRTNADSLNVCDKDSLILRILRVIRHWDIYKMFPVAFLETLNNMFSTDGVNDEDDTCSIDGPLDGANLLKRSECLETENVKKIDSNIDIAKYFVPSKWDAVDPDEVESQAMSTEKMYLMEIDKLADVGGAKKRKKKKHKSKNH; encoded by the coding sequence ATGACGTTTAAATATAAAACTCGACGTTGTTTTAAACACATTGTTGGattaattattatagaaaatatgttttccaaacgagattttaaaagaaaaaagcgTGAAGAACAAGAAGCCGCCGCTCACGTATTTCAAGATTTCATAGAAACGTTCCAAAACTCTCAATCTTCAGTTGCAAATAAGACGTTCGTAAGGTCGGGACTGCTATACCCGGATAATCAAGAACAAGTTAACGAAAACGTTTCTAAAATATACAATCCGAAACCTTTGATTTGTACGAAACAAAACGAACCGAACAGTGCCGTAGAGTGCGCGAAAATCTTAAAGGATAATATACCGGATAAAACGAAAAAACGTCTAAAACCAAAATCTAATTTGGATTTGTTGaaagaagaattgaaattgaGACACGATGAGAAGACGCGAGAAGAAAAGGGAAAGTTGAAGgaagaaatcaattttccacCAACGTCAACTTCCGACGTAGATAAACAAGGCACGACAAATTTATTTGTAGCTAATTTACATCCGTCGGTAACGGAAAATCACTTGATGCTCGAATTCGGCGCGTACGGTCCATTGGCCAGCGTTAAAATTCTTTGGCCGAGAGGCGAAGAGGCCGGTCGGAATACAAACTGCGGATTTGTGGCTTTTATGAGTAGAAAAGATGCCGAAAGGGCTTTGAACGATAATCAACATCGCGAAGATATGAGAGTGTGTTGGGGTAGATCGGTAGAACTTCCCTCTTTTCCGGTTTATATTCCGAATTCTTTATTGAAATTGTACCTACCTCCGCCCGCATCGGGACTACCTTTCAACGCCCAACCCCCATCGCCGAACGGTTACCGAAACATACATGATTGTTACGTAAAAGTAACGATTCCGTTTAATAAGAAAATCCTGATGTTGATTCACAGAATGATCGAGTTTGTGGTAACGGAAGGGCCGATGTTCGAAGCTTTCATCATGAATCGAGAAATCAATAATCCCGATTACAAATTTCTATTCGATTATCAATCGCCCAATCACGTCTACTACAGATGgaaactattttcaatattgaacGGCGACTCGCAGAAAAATTGGTCGATGAAGAAATTCAGGATGTTCAAAGGCGGTTCGATTTGGTGTCCGCCGATAGCGCCGTCTTACACCGACGGTATGCCCGAGGAATTGTTTATTTCGAAAAGCAAACCGAGAAATAAATTATCCGACGCCCAATGCGACAAACTGACGAATCTCGTTAGGAATTTGACGACGCAGCGACGTAAAATTGCGGAAGCGATGATGTTTTGCGTGAATCACGCCGAAGCTATCGACGATTCGATCGATATAATCACCGATTCACTTTTGAATCCCGACACCGGGGTTATCAAGAAAGTCGCCAGATTATATCTCCTATCGGATATTCTATCTAATTGTAAAACTAAACGGATCGATTTACAATACCAACAAGAAACGttattcgatatttttagaATGCTCCGAACTAACGCCGATTCTTTGAACGTTTGCGATAAGGATAGTTTGATATTGAGAATACTGCGCGTGATAAGACATTGGGATATTTATAAGATGTTTCCGGTGGCGTTTTTGGAAACGTTGAATAACATGTTTTCGACGGATGGCGTTAACGACGAAGACGATACTTGTAGTATAGACGGACCGCTAGACGGGGCTAATTTACTCAAAAGATCGGAATGTTTGGAAacggaaaatgtgaaaaaaatcgattctaatatCGATATCGCGAAATATTTCGTACCATCGAAATGGGATGCCGTAGATCCGGACGAAGTCGAATCTCAAGCGATGTCGACGGAGAAAATGTATCTGATGGAAATCGATAAATTGGCCGATGTGGGGGGcgcgaaaaaaagaaaaaagaaaaaacataaatctAAGAATCActga